A window of the Sandaracinaceae bacterium genome harbors these coding sequences:
- a CDS encoding cysteine desulfurase — MSDVVSRKESRRVTAPATVVFDVARARADFPALDQRIGKHPLVYLDNAATALKPQSVIDAVASVYGQDCANIHRGVHTLSQRATQRYEDARDKARRFLNAPSIEETIFVRGTTEGINLVAQCYARPRLREGDEILITELEHHSNIVPWQLVTKVTGAKLVVAPVNDAGEVTEEAFASKLSPRTKVVSFAHVSNALGTILPAKRLVQLAKEVGAVVCIDGAQAAPHAPVDVQKLGCDFYAFSGHKVYGPTGVGVLFGRRELLEAMVPYQGGGDMIDRVTFAETTWNALPYKFEAGTPHIAGGIGLGAAIDYLTALDPDALAAHERDVLAYGTAKLHDVPGLRLVGTAAAKVGVLSFLMNGAHPSDVGTVLDQLGVAVRTGHHCTQPLMDRFGIPATARASMALYTTREDIDALVAGLHVVREMFS; from the coding sequence ATGAGCGACGTAGTCTCGCGCAAGGAGAGCCGCCGGGTGACGGCCCCAGCCACGGTGGTCTTCGACGTGGCGCGCGCCCGGGCCGACTTCCCGGCGCTCGACCAACGCATCGGCAAGCACCCGCTGGTCTACCTGGACAACGCGGCCACGGCACTGAAGCCGCAGAGCGTGATCGACGCGGTCGCGAGCGTGTACGGGCAGGACTGCGCCAACATCCACCGCGGGGTGCACACCCTCTCGCAGCGCGCCACGCAGCGCTACGAGGACGCGCGCGACAAGGCGCGGCGCTTCCTGAACGCGCCGAGCATCGAGGAGACCATCTTCGTGCGTGGCACCACCGAGGGCATCAACCTGGTGGCGCAGTGCTATGCGCGCCCACGGCTGCGCGAGGGCGACGAGATCCTCATCACCGAGCTCGAGCACCACAGCAACATCGTGCCGTGGCAGCTCGTCACGAAGGTCACGGGCGCCAAGCTGGTGGTCGCGCCCGTGAACGACGCCGGCGAGGTCACCGAGGAGGCCTTCGCCAGCAAGCTCTCGCCGCGCACCAAGGTGGTGAGCTTCGCGCACGTGAGCAACGCCCTCGGCACCATCCTGCCCGCCAAGCGGCTGGTGCAGCTGGCCAAGGAGGTCGGCGCGGTCGTCTGCATCGACGGCGCGCAGGCGGCGCCGCACGCGCCCGTGGACGTCCAGAAGCTGGGCTGCGACTTCTACGCCTTCAGCGGGCACAAGGTCTACGGCCCCACGGGCGTGGGCGTGCTCTTCGGGCGGCGCGAGCTGCTCGAGGCGATGGTCCCCTATCAGGGCGGCGGCGACATGATCGACCGCGTGACCTTCGCCGAGACCACGTGGAACGCGCTGCCCTACAAGTTCGAGGCGGGCACGCCCCACATCGCGGGGGGCATCGGCCTGGGCGCGGCCATCGACTACCTCACGGCGCTGGACCCGGACGCGCTGGCCGCGCACGAGCGCGACGTGCTCGCCTACGGCACGGCCAAGCTGCACGACGTGCCGGGCCTGCGCCTGGTGGGCACGGCCGCGGCCAAGGTCGGCGTGCTCTCGTTCCTCATGAACGGAGCGCACCCGAGCGACGTGGGCACCGTGCTCGATCAGCTGGGGGTGGCCGTGCGCACCGGCCACCACTGCACGCAACCCCTGATGGACCGCTTCGGCATCCCGGCCACGGCGCGCGCGTCGATGGCGCTGTACACCACGCGCGAGGACATCGACGCGCTGGTCGCGGGGCTGCACGTGGTGCGGGAGATGTTCTCATGA
- a CDS encoding DUF59 domain-containing protein: protein MPATSEADISEAYGGSGVKPETPIDTAAVREAIIETLKTVYDPEIPVNIYELGLIYGVKVEPDGEVEIEMTLTAPACPVAGMLVKEVADKSGDVEGVATSHVTLVWDPPWTKERMSEDALLELGML, encoded by the coding sequence ATGCCCGCCACATCCGAGGCGGACATCAGCGAGGCCTACGGGGGCTCGGGGGTCAAGCCCGAGACCCCGATCGACACCGCGGCGGTGCGCGAGGCCATCATCGAGACGCTGAAGACCGTCTACGACCCCGAGATCCCGGTCAACATCTACGAGCTGGGGCTCATCTACGGCGTCAAGGTGGAGCCCGACGGCGAGGTCGAGATCGAGATGACCCTCACCGCGCCGGCGTGCCCCGTGGCCGGCATGTTGGTCAAAGAGGTGGCCGACAAGAGCGGCGACGTGGAGGGCGTGGCCACTTCCCACGTGACGCTGGTGTGGGATCCGCCCTGGACCAAGGAGCGCATGAGCGAGGACGCCCTGCTCGAGCTGGGCATGCTCTGA
- a CDS encoding low temperature requirement protein A, which yields MRNRWFHAPTLHTPSHGSEKKVSWLELFYDLIFVAAIIQLGNVLADHVGAGGFAIFAALFVPLWVAWAGFTFFMNRFELDDFAHRVTAFAAMFSVGGMAIFAPRVMEGEFRGFALSYATTQATVALMHLRSHAQEPSSRDYSRYWGGVFAIGAVLWGVSVLFPAPYAYGLWALGVVIILSAPMSRASRALQERFPIDNEHLSERFGLLTIIVLGESFVKVLSDLASAGASTQQVGQASAVLLITCCLWWIYFDDIGGSRVRQAPGAWLLWFLGHLPVTLGITAVGVALKKAVHFHLSEPPNPKYAWLLAGSLALTLFSVAIVDSVTERRQSELSDRWRVNARVASGALVLVLAPAAVGMNAWVFLVGLGAVCVGQVLFDMAASPLQAAPETHATHTLADEVRRSQAEGSRLPAVTGSADAPVRKGAPSELRNDLYVFLVDGSWTRLFLTFTFVYLVANVFFAALYVSVPASLAGPAPVDFAHAFFFSVQTMTTIGYGAWTPDSPFADWVVTLEAAVGVLGTALATGLVFAKVSRPQASALFTSTLTVHPRDGVPTLHLRLGNARGNDVVDANISLTVVRDEITREGEHMRRLTDLALVRSNTPLFRLTWTVMHVIDEQSPLFGVDLEAEADSLLFIAVVRGHDGTYAQTTHARHLYRGADVRVGQRFVDVVSRLPDGRMMVDYERFHDLEPFLEPGEPG from the coding sequence ATGCGCAACCGCTGGTTCCACGCCCCCACGCTGCACACGCCCTCGCACGGCAGCGAGAAGAAGGTCTCCTGGCTGGAGCTCTTCTACGACCTCATCTTCGTCGCCGCCATCATCCAGCTGGGCAACGTCCTCGCGGATCACGTCGGGGCGGGGGGCTTCGCCATCTTTGCGGCGCTGTTCGTGCCGCTGTGGGTGGCCTGGGCGGGCTTCACCTTCTTCATGAACCGTTTCGAGCTGGACGACTTCGCGCACCGCGTGACGGCGTTCGCGGCCATGTTCTCGGTGGGCGGCATGGCCATCTTCGCGCCACGGGTCATGGAGGGCGAGTTCCGTGGCTTCGCGCTGTCGTACGCGACCACGCAGGCGACGGTGGCGCTCATGCACCTGCGCTCGCACGCGCAGGAGCCCAGCTCGCGCGACTACAGCCGCTACTGGGGCGGTGTGTTCGCCATCGGCGCCGTGCTGTGGGGCGTGTCCGTGTTGTTCCCGGCCCCGTACGCCTACGGGCTGTGGGCGCTGGGTGTGGTGATCATCCTCTCGGCGCCCATGAGCCGAGCCTCACGCGCGCTGCAGGAGCGCTTCCCCATCGACAACGAGCACCTGTCCGAGCGCTTCGGGCTGCTCACCATCATCGTGCTGGGCGAGTCCTTCGTGAAGGTGCTGTCCGACCTCGCCAGCGCCGGCGCGAGCACGCAGCAGGTGGGGCAGGCCAGCGCCGTGCTGCTCATCACCTGCTGCCTCTGGTGGATCTACTTCGACGACATCGGCGGCTCGCGGGTGCGCCAAGCGCCAGGGGCGTGGCTGCTGTGGTTCCTCGGGCACCTGCCCGTCACGCTGGGCATCACGGCCGTGGGCGTGGCGCTGAAGAAGGCGGTGCACTTCCACCTCTCGGAGCCGCCGAACCCCAAGTACGCGTGGCTGCTGGCAGGGTCCCTCGCGCTGACGCTGTTCTCGGTCGCCATCGTGGACTCGGTCACGGAGCGGCGGCAGTCTGAGCTGAGCGACCGTTGGCGGGTGAACGCGCGCGTCGCCTCGGGCGCGCTCGTCCTGGTGCTCGCGCCCGCCGCCGTCGGGATGAACGCGTGGGTCTTCCTGGTGGGGCTCGGGGCCGTATGCGTCGGGCAGGTGCTGTTCGACATGGCCGCGTCTCCGTTGCAGGCGGCGCCAGAGACGCACGCCACGCACACGCTGGCGGACGAGGTTCGCCGCAGCCAAGCCGAGGGTTCGCGGCTGCCTGCCGTGACGGGCAGCGCCGACGCCCCCGTGCGCAAGGGCGCGCCCTCCGAGCTGCGCAACGACCTCTACGTGTTCCTGGTGGACGGGTCGTGGACGCGGCTGTTTCTCACGTTCACGTTCGTGTACCTGGTGGCCAACGTCTTCTTCGCGGCGCTGTACGTGTCGGTTCCCGCCTCTCTCGCGGGCCCGGCCCCGGTCGACTTCGCCCACGCGTTCTTCTTCAGCGTCCAGACCATGACCACCATCGGCTACGGCGCGTGGACCCCCGACTCGCCCTTCGCCGACTGGGTGGTGACCCTCGAAGCCGCCGTGGGCGTGCTGGGCACCGCGCTCGCGACGGGGCTCGTGTTCGCCAAGGTCTCGCGGCCCCAGGCCAGCGCGCTCTTCACCAGCACCCTCACCGTTCACCCGCGTGACGGCGTGCCCACGCTGCACCTACGGCTGGGCAACGCGCGCGGCAACGACGTGGTGGACGCCAACATCTCGCTCACCGTGGTGCGCGACGAGATCACGCGCGAGGGCGAGCACATGCGGCGCCTCACCGACCTCGCGCTCGTCCGCTCCAACACGCCGCTGTTCCGGCTCACCTGGACGGTCATGCACGTCATCGATGAGCAGAGCCCGCTCTTCGGCGTGGACCTCGAGGCCGAGGCGGACAGCCTGTTGTTCATCGCCGTCGTGCGAGGACACGACGGGACGTACGCCCAGACGACGCACGCGCGGCACCTCTACCGCGGCGCGGACGTCCGCGTGGGACAGCGCTTCGTGGACGTGGTCTCGCGCTTGCCCGACGGGCGCATGATGGTGGACTACGAGCGCTTTCACGACCTCGAGCCGTTCCTGGAACCCGGCGAGCCGGGCTGA
- a CDS encoding cobyric acid synthase, which yields MKPARDAAPQQALMVMGTGSGVGKSFIATGLCRLLARRGYRVAPFKAQNMSNNAAPAEGGGDEAEIGRAQATQAEAAGLRPHVDMNPVLLKPTGDQRAQVVLLGRSVGHLSAAAYRAQHARWWNVVSSAYARLAAANDVVVIEGAGSPAEFNLRDTDIVNMAVALHTRANVLLVGDIDRGGVFASLLGTMALLAPDEAARVAGFVINRFRGDASLLAPAFAPFTARTHVPVRGVVPYRADILVDDEDSQGLVDADHVRPSALDIAVVRVPTIANFTDVQQLAVMPGVAVRYVTRAEQLGNPDLVIVPGAKDTFAALDFVQTSGVSGALHAAVRRQIPVLGLCGGYQLLGDELVDEHGHGGSTGTRRGLGLLPVSTRFGEIKRTRDVRGVTRGSWLFPPGLAVAGYEIHQGRTHGGEPLLSIARRPEGAVNGLVAGTYVHGLLDAEPVRAALVDALWRRRGVAPPRGAPEALTRLAHYDAIADLLEAEVDLSGLLPPRPQPGSPGSRNGSRS from the coding sequence ATGAAGCCGGCACGCGACGCCGCGCCGCAGCAGGCGCTGATGGTCATGGGCACCGGGTCAGGGGTCGGGAAGTCCTTCATCGCGACGGGCCTCTGTCGGCTGCTCGCTCGGCGCGGCTATCGCGTGGCGCCCTTCAAGGCGCAGAACATGTCCAACAACGCCGCGCCCGCGGAGGGCGGGGGGGACGAGGCCGAGATCGGTCGCGCCCAAGCCACGCAGGCCGAGGCCGCCGGGCTGCGCCCGCACGTGGACATGAACCCCGTGTTGCTGAAGCCCACGGGAGACCAGCGCGCTCAGGTGGTGCTGCTCGGACGCTCGGTCGGTCACCTCTCGGCAGCCGCCTATCGCGCGCAGCACGCGCGCTGGTGGAACGTCGTGAGCAGCGCCTACGCGCGCTTGGCCGCCGCGAACGACGTGGTGGTGATCGAGGGGGCTGGGTCGCCCGCGGAGTTCAACCTGCGTGACACCGACATCGTCAACATGGCCGTCGCGCTGCACACCCGGGCCAACGTGCTGCTGGTGGGAGACATCGACCGCGGTGGCGTGTTCGCCAGTCTGCTGGGCACGATGGCGCTGCTCGCCCCAGACGAGGCCGCGCGCGTCGCAGGCTTCGTGATCAACCGTTTCCGGGGCGACGCGTCGCTGCTCGCCCCGGCGTTCGCGCCCTTCACCGCGCGCACGCACGTCCCGGTCCGTGGTGTGGTCCCGTACCGCGCGGACATCCTCGTGGACGACGAGGACAGCCAGGGGCTGGTGGACGCGGACCACGTTCGGCCGAGCGCGCTCGACATCGCGGTGGTGCGCGTCCCGACCATCGCGAACTTCACGGACGTCCAACAGCTGGCGGTCATGCCCGGGGTGGCGGTGCGCTATGTCACGCGCGCCGAGCAGCTGGGCAACCCCGACCTGGTCATCGTCCCTGGTGCCAAGGACACCTTCGCCGCGCTCGACTTCGTCCAGACGAGTGGCGTGAGCGGTGCGCTTCACGCTGCGGTGCGGCGACAGATTCCAGTGCTGGGCCTGTGCGGTGGCTACCAGCTGTTGGGTGACGAGCTGGTGGACGAGCACGGACACGGAGGCAGCACGGGGACGCGACGCGGACTCGGCCTCTTGCCCGTGAGCACGCGCTTCGGCGAGATCAAGCGCACCCGCGACGTGCGGGGCGTCACGCGCGGCTCGTGGCTCTTCCCACCCGGCCTGGCCGTCGCAGGGTACGAGATCCACCAGGGTCGAACTCACGGCGGAGAACCCCTGCTGAGCATCGCGCGTCGCCCCGAGGGCGCGGTGAACGGTCTCGTCGCCGGCACCTACGTCCACGGGCTCCTCGACGCCGAGCCCGTACGCGCTGCGCTCGTGGACGCCCTGTGGCGACGACGTGGAGTGGCGCCACCCCGCGGCGCTCCCGAGGCGCTCACGCGTCTCGCGCACTACGACGCCATCGCCGATCTCCTCGAGGCAGAAGTCGACTTGAGCGGTCTGCTGCCGCCCCGACCTCAGCCCGGCTCGCCGGGTTCCAGGAACGGCTCGAGGTCGTGA
- a CDS encoding SDR family oxidoreductase: MIKGRSGASGFGYASTAEEVTAGLDLRGKSVLITGVNSGLGQESARVLAMRGARVLGAARTKEKAAEACRAFGPDAVPLACELSEPESVRACVAEVLALGIPLDVLLCNAGIMALPERTTKHGQELQFLTNHIGHFILVTGLLDALTDKGRVVMLSSGAHHRAPQVGIDFDDLTLSKSYTAWTAYGQTKLANLLFAKQLAKRLAGTGKTANALHPGVINTNLGRHMNLAVRVAYPIAAAIAMKDIPQGSATQCYVATHPSLEGVTGEYFADCNVTKPSRHARNEAMAERLWEVTEGIVAGL, encoded by the coding sequence ATGATCAAGGGTCGGAGCGGCGCGAGCGGCTTCGGGTATGCGTCCACCGCCGAGGAGGTCACCGCCGGGCTCGACCTGCGCGGCAAGTCGGTGCTCATCACCGGCGTGAACTCGGGCCTCGGCCAGGAGAGCGCGCGCGTGCTGGCCATGCGCGGGGCGCGGGTGCTGGGCGCCGCGCGCACCAAGGAGAAGGCGGCCGAGGCATGCCGCGCGTTCGGGCCGGACGCCGTGCCGCTCGCGTGCGAGCTGTCGGAGCCCGAGTCGGTGCGCGCGTGCGTGGCCGAGGTGCTCGCGCTGGGCATCCCGCTGGACGTCCTGCTGTGCAACGCCGGCATCATGGCGCTGCCCGAGCGGACCACCAAGCACGGGCAGGAGCTGCAGTTCCTGACGAACCACATCGGCCACTTCATCCTCGTGACGGGGCTGCTCGATGCGCTGACGGACAAGGGCCGCGTGGTGATGCTCTCGAGCGGCGCCCACCACCGAGCGCCACAGGTGGGCATCGACTTCGACGACCTCACGCTCTCGAAGAGCTACACGGCGTGGACGGCCTACGGGCAGACCAAGCTCGCCAACCTGCTGTTCGCCAAGCAGCTAGCCAAGCGCCTGGCGGGCACGGGCAAGACGGCCAACGCGCTGCACCCCGGGGTCATCAACACCAACCTCGGGCGCCACATGAACCTGGCCGTGCGCGTCGCCTACCCCATCGCCGCGGCCATCGCGATGAAGGACATCCCGCAAGGCTCGGCGACCCAGTGCTACGTGGCCACGCACCCGTCCCTGGAAGGCGTGACGGGCGAATACTTCGCGGACTGCAACGTCACGAAGCCCTCTCGGCACGCGCGCAACGAGGCCATGGCCGAGCGCCTGTGGGAGGTCACGGAGGGCATCGTCGCGGGCCTCTGA
- the murE gene encoding UDP-N-acetylmuramyl-tripeptide synthetase, with protein MTAPPKDNAAALARARPRLRSVGVTGTNGKTTTTSMVASIVAAAGEVAARATTLGTWVGDRQTSDQVTLDAFRTLVDEAVERGVRTLAVETTSHSLAGGFARVWPVDVAVFTNLTRDHLNVHGSPEAYLAAKAQLFMAVPRGGAVVWNLADPCSVLMDGLVSSEVTRLGYVVGDVHPDCAALPVSLRATQVQSGLEGTRFEVQADEAHQLLAGAFQLGAIGAVHVHNALAAALATAALGYAPDAIRAGLASFRGVPGRFEVLAAHPTVVVDYAHTPDALERTLAEARALVGADGRLTCVFGCGGGRDEGKRPEMGRVADGIADDVVLTDDNPRREDPARILDAIEAGVPAGERDARWVRIPDRRAAIRHAVERARPDDVVVIAGKGHEQVQLLASGPVAFSDHEVAREALRDAGVESPSRRYSPPRKGNDE; from the coding sequence GTGACTGCGCCACCCAAGGACAACGCCGCCGCGCTCGCCCGCGCACGACCGCGGCTGCGCTCGGTCGGCGTGACGGGCACCAACGGAAAGACCACCACCACCAGCATGGTGGCGAGCATCGTCGCGGCTGCGGGCGAGGTGGCCGCGCGGGCGACCACGCTGGGCACGTGGGTGGGTGACCGGCAGACCTCGGACCAGGTGACGCTCGACGCGTTCCGGACCCTGGTGGACGAGGCCGTGGAGCGGGGCGTGCGCACCCTCGCGGTGGAGACCACGTCGCACTCCCTGGCGGGTGGCTTCGCGCGGGTGTGGCCCGTGGACGTGGCGGTGTTCACCAACCTCACGCGCGACCACCTGAACGTGCACGGCTCGCCCGAGGCCTACTTGGCGGCCAAGGCGCAGCTCTTCATGGCCGTGCCGCGAGGAGGCGCGGTGGTGTGGAACCTGGCCGACCCGTGCAGCGTGCTGATGGACGGGCTGGTGTCCAGCGAGGTGACGCGCCTCGGATACGTGGTGGGCGACGTGCACCCCGACTGCGCGGCCCTGCCCGTGAGCCTGCGCGCCACACAGGTGCAGAGCGGCCTCGAGGGGACGCGCTTCGAGGTCCAGGCGGACGAAGCGCACCAACTACTCGCGGGCGCGTTTCAGCTGGGCGCCATCGGCGCGGTGCACGTGCATAACGCGCTCGCGGCGGCCCTCGCCACGGCGGCCCTCGGCTACGCGCCCGACGCCATCCGCGCCGGTCTCGCGAGCTTTCGCGGGGTGCCCGGGCGCTTCGAGGTGCTCGCCGCGCACCCCACCGTGGTGGTGGACTACGCCCACACGCCCGACGCGCTCGAGCGTACGCTCGCCGAGGCGCGCGCGCTGGTGGGCGCCGACGGTCGGCTCACGTGCGTGTTTGGCTGCGGCGGCGGGCGCGACGAGGGGAAGCGGCCCGAGATGGGGCGAGTGGCGGACGGCATCGCCGACGACGTGGTGCTGACCGACGACAACCCGCGGCGCGAGGACCCCGCGCGCATCCTCGACGCCATCGAGGCGGGGGTGCCAGCCGGCGAGCGTGACGCGCGTTGGGTGCGCATCCCCGACCGGCGCGCCGCCATCCGGCACGCCGTCGAGCGCGCTCGGCCGGATGACGTCGTCGTCATCGCCGGCAAGGGGCACGAGCAGGTGCAGCTGCTGGCCAGCGGCCCGGTGGCCTTCTCGGACCACGAGGTGGCGCGCGAAGCCCTCCGGGACGCTGGTGTCGAGAGTCCGTCCCGGAGATACTCGCCGCCTCGAAAGGGAAACGACGAATGA
- a CDS encoding M23 family metallopeptidase, translating into MPRALLAASLLAVTCALTGSPAGRAQQAADAEEPEAATQAPGASTQAPEPHPVAARADSPWEERQRRELGVYAREEVRVGPEDWGPLAQAPAEVDPARFATALRTLCGGMRERTATELTGYVLASAREFQVDPFLLGGLVHQQSGCRSREREAGGVGLTLLPFRTFRRRVRDGALRYFVADTSGLREAQLSVPRHPFTPAHLLRAEANLYHAAALLHALRAEHDAIHRAFPQQQPHRHVVSHFVWGDVVRSSRAEDRILSERRRLLEHYGAYTPPAPLHFRGLPMSAPLHGAPRVILSWRGARRQNRDGSRRQHHGTDIESYADEAVLAAADGRVVVAGVDLPGVAHMDNLRWREIRIIPRDTLGAGGRYVCVQHDPPEGSSFRTCYMHLERVDVRRGQVVTRGTRVGTVGRTGILDSAAHLHFELRDPEEHLDASVVLAGHLIGHRPRQRAWW; encoded by the coding sequence ATGCCCCGCGCCCTCCTCGCCGCGAGCCTGCTCGCCGTCACGTGCGCGCTGACCGGGTCGCCCGCCGGACGGGCACAGCAGGCAGCTGACGCGGAGGAGCCCGAAGCCGCTACGCAGGCGCCCGGGGCCAGCACGCAGGCGCCTGAACCGCACCCCGTCGCGGCGCGCGCGGACAGCCCCTGGGAGGAGCGTCAGCGGCGGGAGCTGGGTGTTTACGCCCGCGAGGAAGTGCGCGTGGGCCCAGAAGACTGGGGGCCGCTGGCGCAGGCCCCGGCCGAGGTGGACCCGGCGCGCTTCGCCACGGCGCTGCGCACGCTCTGCGGCGGGATGCGCGAGCGTACGGCGACGGAGCTCACGGGCTACGTGCTGGCGAGCGCGCGCGAGTTCCAAGTCGACCCGTTTCTGCTGGGCGGGCTCGTGCACCAACAGAGCGGCTGCCGCAGCCGCGAGCGCGAGGCCGGCGGGGTCGGCCTCACCCTGCTGCCCTTCCGCACGTTCCGGCGGCGCGTGCGCGACGGGGCGCTGCGCTACTTCGTGGCGGACACGAGCGGGCTCCGTGAGGCGCAGCTGAGCGTGCCGCGCCACCCGTTCACCCCGGCGCACCTGCTGCGGGCCGAGGCCAACCTGTACCACGCGGCAGCGCTGCTCCACGCCCTGCGCGCCGAGCACGACGCCATCCACCGGGCATTCCCCCAGCAGCAGCCGCACCGGCACGTGGTCAGCCACTTCGTGTGGGGCGACGTGGTGCGCTCGAGCCGCGCAGAGGACCGCATCCTCAGTGAGCGGCGGCGGCTGCTGGAGCACTACGGTGCGTACACGCCGCCTGCGCCCCTGCACTTCCGGGGGTTGCCCATGAGCGCACCTCTGCACGGTGCGCCGCGCGTCATCTTGAGCTGGCGCGGCGCGCGGCGGCAGAACCGCGACGGGTCACGCAGGCAGCACCACGGCACGGACATCGAGTCCTACGCCGACGAGGCGGTGCTCGCTGCCGCCGACGGGAGGGTGGTCGTCGCGGGCGTGGACCTCCCCGGCGTGGCGCACATGGACAACCTGCGCTGGCGCGAGATCCGGATCATCCCGCGCGACACCCTGGGCGCCGGTGGGCGCTACGTGTGCGTGCAGCACGACCCTCCAGAGGGGAGCAGCTTCCGCACCTGTTACATGCACCTCGAGCGGGTAGACGTGCGGCGCGGGCAGGTGGTGACCCGGGGTACGCGCGTCGGCACGGTCGGGCGCACGGGCATCCTCGACTCGGCCGCCCACCTGCACTTCGAGCTGCGCGACCCGGAAGAGCACCTGGACGCCTCCGTGGTGCTGGCGGGGCACCTCATCGGCCACCGGCCGCGTCAGCGCGCGTGGTGGTGA
- a CDS encoding DUF4404 family protein: MPKQALRDALATLHSELTATESLDAETRALLLNSAMEITEALDRDTAEHADGALGARLRSAVTRFEGEHPDLVRAVGRLAEALGAAGI, from the coding sequence ATGCCCAAGCAAGCCCTGCGCGACGCGCTCGCCACCCTCCACAGCGAGCTGACCGCAACCGAGTCACTCGACGCCGAGACCCGGGCGCTGCTGCTGAACTCTGCGATGGAGATCACGGAGGCCCTCGACCGAGACACCGCGGAGCACGCCGATGGAGCGCTCGGCGCCCGCCTGCGCAGCGCGGTGACGCGCTTCGAAGGGGAGCACCCCGATCTGGTGCGCGCCGTGGGGCGACTGGCCGAAGCGCTGGGTGCCGCCGGCATCTGA